A single region of the Pseudothermotoga sp. genome encodes:
- a CDS encoding ribonuclease H family protein — MARYYAVKKGRLPGVYEDWEIAKQQVEGYSRAEYRSFSSREEAVAYLSGESQQCSKSLAKAIVACVDGSYRNGICGSGIVICDGNGMHEFYFWTDDQNLVKLRNVASEILSVLFAIDYALRNRVKHLVVKHDFENLNKWISGEYDAKHPMTVLYKNFINQAEANGLRIEFEKVKAHSKDVCNERADKLAKLAVRKNQNVVWNLGEMMNALRCDKNH; from the coding sequence TTGGCTAGATACTACGCAGTTAAAAAGGGTAGACTACCAGGTGTGTACGAAGATTGGGAGATTGCAAAGCAACAGGTAGAAGGTTATTCAAGGGCAGAGTATCGTTCGTTTTCCTCTAGAGAGGAAGCTGTTGCATATCTGTCTGGTGAGTCTCAGCAGTGTTCCAAATCTTTGGCAAAAGCCATCGTTGCTTGCGTGGATGGGAGTTACAGAAATGGTATATGTGGATCAGGGATAGTGATCTGTGATGGAAATGGGATGCACGAATTTTATTTTTGGACGGACGATCAGAATCTCGTTAAATTGAGGAATGTAGCATCAGAAATTTTGTCAGTTCTTTTTGCGATCGATTATGCTCTTCGGAATCGGGTAAAACACCTCGTTGTGAAACACGATTTTGAGAATCTCAACAAATGGATCAGTGGTGAGTACGATGCAAAACATCCCATGACTGTTTTGTACAAAAATTTTATCAATCAAGCTGAGGCGAATGGTCTTCGCATTGAGTTTGAAAAAGTTAAGGCTCATTCTAAGGATGTTTGCAACGAAAGAGCGGATAAACTAGCGAAATTAGCAGTTAGAAAGAACCAAAACGTTGTGTGGAACCTGGGGGAGATGATGAATGCCCTTCGATGTGACAAAAACCATTGA
- a CDS encoding chromate transporter, producing MTKDTLKRAWKLFFVFLRISSFTLGGGYAMVPVMQWEIDKLGWMKKEEFLSILSVAQSIPGPIAFNTAVLVGKKISGLLGSILSGMAIALPPFVAIVAVASFLKPFLNNIYVKAFLMGTYAAVVGLVFNVLLGLIKKQQWKFLRIVVVGSGASLLLLNRNSLYAVFAISILVLYTWGKVKS from the coding sequence ATGACCAAGGATACTTTGAAGCGCGCTTGGAAGTTGTTTTTTGTTTTTTTGAGGATTTCCTCCTTCACATTGGGTGGTGGTTATGCCATGGTACCAGTGATGCAATGGGAAATTGACAAGCTCGGCTGGATGAAAAAAGAAGAGTTCCTTTCAATACTTTCCGTCGCGCAGTCTATACCTGGGCCTATCGCCTTTAACACTGCCGTCCTGGTTGGAAAAAAAATATCAGGATTGCTCGGTTCCATACTTTCTGGGATGGCTATTGCTCTTCCTCCCTTCGTTGCTATCGTTGCTGTGGCTAGTTTTCTGAAACCATTTTTGAACAACATCTACGTAAAAGCGTTTTTGATGGGGACCTACGCAGCGGTGGTCGGATTGGTCTTCAACGTTCTTCTTGGATTGATTAAGAAGCAACAGTGGAAGTTTTTGAGGATCGTAGTGGTAGGATCAGGTGCAAGCTTACTCCTACTCAATAGGAATTCACTTTACGCAGTTTTTGCAATCAGCATCTTGGTGCTATACACTTGGGGGAAGGTGAAATCGTGA
- a CDS encoding ABC transporter ATP-binding protein, whose product MRCILEVNGVFKNYGNLPVLGGIDLQIFESEAVAIVGPSGCGKTTLLRIIAGLEEPDSGNVRRFYKRLGFVFQEDRLIPWRTAYRNVAFVCDNEMKVHRILQKVGLSGFEHYKPGQLSGGMRQRLNLARALVVEPDLLLLDEPFRSLDTPTKMRLMEDLSLLLASIGISYVLVTHDIREALSLAKRVYVMCGRPARFVYRVDLERKIDFFDPSFLELEKTILTHMYG is encoded by the coding sequence TTGAGGTGCATTCTTGAGGTCAACGGTGTTTTCAAAAATTACGGAAATTTGCCTGTTCTCGGTGGGATCGATCTTCAAATCTTCGAATCGGAAGCAGTGGCAATAGTTGGACCTTCAGGATGTGGTAAGACTACTTTGTTGAGGATCATAGCTGGTTTGGAAGAACCAGATTCTGGGAATGTGAGGAGGTTCTACAAACGTCTTGGGTTCGTTTTTCAAGAGGATCGCTTAATCCCCTGGCGAACGGCTTACAGGAATGTTGCTTTCGTGTGTGACAACGAGATGAAAGTACATCGGATACTTCAAAAAGTTGGTCTTTCAGGATTTGAGCACTACAAACCTGGACAGCTCAGTGGAGGCATGAGACAAAGGTTGAATCTGGCAAGAGCTCTGGTGGTGGAACCAGATTTATTGTTACTTGATGAGCCGTTCAGAAGCTTGGACACGCCAACAAAAATGAGGCTTATGGAGGATCTTTCTCTCTTACTGGCGAGTATCGGGATCAGTTATGTGCTCGTTACTCACGATATCAGAGAAGCTCTCAGCTTAGCAAAGCGTGTATACGTTATGTGCGGAAGGCCTGCCAGATTCGTTTACCGAGTGGACTTAGAACGGAAGATAGATTTCTTCGATCCTTCCTTTCTTGAACTCGAAAAGACCATATTGACACACATGTACGGTTGA
- a CDS encoding chromate transporter, with protein MSLIKLNLIFLKLGFLSFGGGWAIVGILKKELISAGFLTSTEFAEMVSIAQMTPGPIALNLATYVGYKYFGFWGGFLNTFFFLLAPAITMISVFMVGKNVRLNSDRLSQALTGFTTIMVLVTLISLANSRLTDLWFFLIAMTVFVCLNRFKIHPLILIFTGGFMGILLYAH; from the coding sequence GTGAGTTTGATCAAACTGAATCTGATCTTCTTGAAACTTGGTTTCCTCTCTTTCGGAGGTGGATGGGCCATAGTTGGTATTCTCAAAAAAGAACTCATTTCAGCAGGATTCCTCACATCCACCGAGTTTGCAGAAATGGTTTCCATTGCGCAGATGACACCTGGACCCATCGCATTGAATTTGGCAACATACGTGGGCTACAAATATTTTGGCTTTTGGGGTGGATTTTTGAACACGTTTTTCTTTTTGCTAGCTCCAGCGATCACTATGATCTCCGTCTTTATGGTAGGTAAAAACGTGAGGCTGAACTCGGATAGATTGTCTCAAGCTCTCACGGGGTTCACGACGATCATGGTGTTAGTCACCTTGATCTCACTCGCTAATTCAAGGCTTACCGATCTGTGGTTTTTTCTAATTGCGATGACCGTGTTTGTGTGTTTGAACCGCTTCAAGATTCATCCTTTGATATTGATATTCACCGGGGGATTCATGGGCATTCTTCTGTACGCTCACTGA
- a CDS encoding ABC transporter permease subunit has product MGISLVIGTMLGFLMGLSERTYVFLQPLNMVIRSVPIVSWLSTVILAWGIGWRGVVFIVFVSLLPVVTFNVCEGVRVVDKKLLEMARIYSVPVRRILKEIYLGSIWPFLVSSIKLSIGTMWKVAIVAEYLIGETGLGVRIMQAKFYVNTVEVFACTIVAVIFGLILEGLFSILWERDFFEVHS; this is encoded by the coding sequence ATGGGGATTTCGCTAGTCATAGGTACAATGCTCGGATTCCTCATGGGTCTTTCTGAGAGAACTTATGTGTTTCTACAACCGTTGAACATGGTGATCAGGTCAGTTCCAATCGTTTCTTGGCTATCAACTGTGATACTCGCTTGGGGAATTGGTTGGCGGGGAGTGGTGTTCATAGTTTTTGTATCCCTGTTACCAGTTGTTACATTCAACGTTTGTGAAGGAGTAAGAGTTGTGGATAAGAAACTCTTAGAAATGGCGAGAATCTATTCAGTTCCAGTTCGCAGGATTCTAAAAGAAATTTATCTTGGATCAATCTGGCCATTCTTGGTTTCATCTATTAAACTGAGTATTGGAACCATGTGGAAGGTGGCCATTGTGGCAGAATACCTCATAGGTGAAACAGGACTAGGGGTAAGAATCATGCAAGCTAAATTCTATGTGAACACGGTTGAAGTTTTCGCATGCACTATAGTCGCTGTGATATTTGGTTTGATTCTAGAGGGTTTGTTCTCGATTCTCTGGGAGAGAGATTTTTTTGAGGTGCATTCTTGA
- a CDS encoding DUF368 domain-containing protein, whose translation MMNVIRGLLIGLANLVPGISGATMAVILGVYDELIASISKLVKFKLKREDSLFMLTIGIGIITAIFIGSAGMSFLLARFPALAYSTFFGLVLGSIPKLYKEIEKLKLLYFVSGILLMITLELTSRAVRLSGTYLILSGFVAACAMILPGLSGSLVLLIFGIYDDIVSAVARIEFSIIIPFGVGVIAGIAVMSLIMNWLSEEFPKQTKSFTFGLIIASLLKIEPFTKESLGFTKLIFILLMITIFGYISFKFSQSSHASAR comes from the coding sequence ATGATGAACGTCATCAGAGGCTTGCTCATAGGTCTCGCCAATCTTGTTCCTGGTATAAGTGGCGCCACCATGGCTGTTATACTTGGAGTTTACGATGAACTGATCGCTTCAATTTCAAAGCTTGTCAAATTCAAGCTCAAAAGGGAAGATTCATTGTTTATGTTAACAATTGGAATAGGTATAATCACTGCGATATTCATTGGTTCTGCTGGAATGAGCTTCCTTCTTGCGAGATTTCCTGCACTGGCTTACTCTACCTTCTTCGGCCTTGTTTTGGGTTCGATACCGAAGCTTTATAAAGAAATAGAAAAGCTCAAGCTACTTTATTTTGTTTCAGGGATACTCCTCATGATAACTCTGGAGCTGACATCTCGTGCTGTTCGCCTTTCAGGAACATATCTAATACTGAGCGGCTTTGTTGCTGCATGTGCGATGATCCTGCCAGGCTTGAGTGGTTCTTTAGTGCTCCTGATCTTTGGCATCTACGATGACATTGTCAGTGCTGTCGCGAGAATAGAATTCTCGATAATTATTCCTTTTGGTGTTGGAGTTATAGCTGGTATAGCGGTGATGTCCTTGATCATGAACTGGTTAAGCGAAGAGTTTCCAAAGCAAACGAAAAGTTTTACCTTCGGTTTAATCATCGCATCGTTACTCAAAATTGAACCATTCACGAAAGAAAGCTTAGGCTTTACTAAGCTGATCTTCATTCTTCTAATGATTACGATTTTTGGGTACATATCTTTCAAGTTTTCGCAAAGTTCACACGCTTCGGCGAGGTGA
- the nadE gene encoding NAD(+) synthase: MPFDVTKTIEELKDFIRTFIERNNYKGAIVGVSGGIDSAVVLTLCSKALGSDKVLGLILPERDSSRESVRLAKMLCRQLNVEYKIISMSSILRKIGVYRLFPPSFIFPRRVQENYVKGKWVSLSKDPYIDDLLDVGNEVFRKGLAYYRIKHRMRMCLLYFEAEKRGYAVVGCVNKTELKTGLYVKWGDSAADIEPIAHLYKTQVIEMAKQMNILNEIIERPPTPDLIPGLTDEFILGLNYRDLDRILMKMENNLDLSDEDPKLLKRVREIYFAAQRRSMCNVRISERTEECP; this comes from the coding sequence ATGCCCTTCGATGTGACAAAAACCATTGAAGAGTTGAAAGATTTCATAAGAACCTTCATCGAAAGAAATAACTATAAAGGTGCGATTGTGGGTGTGAGTGGAGGCATCGATTCGGCTGTGGTCTTAACGTTATGTTCAAAAGCTTTAGGTAGCGATAAGGTGCTCGGTTTGATATTGCCCGAAAGAGACTCGTCGAGAGAGAGTGTACGACTGGCGAAAATGCTTTGTAGACAATTGAATGTTGAATACAAAATCATCTCGATGAGTTCTATTCTCAGAAAGATAGGTGTTTATCGACTCTTTCCACCCTCTTTTATCTTCCCCCGCAGAGTTCAAGAGAATTATGTGAAGGGCAAGTGGGTGAGTCTATCAAAAGATCCTTACATAGATGACTTACTTGACGTGGGAAACGAGGTTTTCAGAAAAGGGCTTGCATATTACAGAATAAAACACAGGATGAGAATGTGTTTGCTTTATTTCGAAGCCGAGAAAAGAGGCTACGCTGTGGTGGGTTGTGTGAACAAAACCGAGCTGAAGACGGGGTTGTATGTGAAGTGGGGTGACAGTGCAGCGGATATTGAACCAATAGCTCATTTGTACAAAACTCAGGTAATCGAGATGGCAAAACAAATGAACATTTTAAATGAGATAATAGAAAGACCACCCACACCGGATCTAATCCCTGGTTTAACTGATGAATTCATTTTGGGTTTGAACTATCGAGATTTGGATAGAATACTCATGAAAATGGAAAACAATTTGGACTTATCCGATGAAGATCCAAAGCTTTTGAAGCGTGTTAGAGAAATATATTTTGCAGCACAGCGAAGAAGTATGTGTAACGTGAGAATCAGTGAGCGTACAGAAGAATGCCCATGA